A genome region from Nycticebus coucang isolate mNycCou1 chromosome 22, mNycCou1.pri, whole genome shotgun sequence includes the following:
- the CALML6 gene encoding calmodulin-like protein 6 — protein sequence MAQQAWCPLQTERLSAEQIKEYKGVFEMFDEEGNGEVKMGELECLMSLLGINPTKSELGSMAKDVDSDNKGFFNCDGFLALMGIYHEKAQNQESELRAAFRVFDKEGKGYIDWNTLKYVLMNAGEPLNEVEAEQMMKEADKDGDGTIDYEEFVAMMTGQSFKLVQ from the exons ATGGCACAGCAGGCATGGTGTCCCCTGCAGACGGAGCGCCTGTCTGCAGAGCAGATCAAGGAGTACAAGGGAGTCTTCGAGATGTTTGATGAGGAGGGCAACGGGGAGGTAAAGATGGGGGAGCTGGAGTGCCTCATGAGCCTGCTGGGCATCAACCCCACCAAGAGCGAGCTGGGGTCCATGGCCAAGGATGTGGACAGCGACA ACAAAGGGTTCTTCAACTGCGATGGCTTCCTGGCACTGATGGGGATTTATCATGAGAAGGCCCAGAACCAGGAGAGCGAGCTGAGGGCGGCCTTCCGTGTCTTTGACAAGGAGGGCAAAGGCTACATTGACTGGAACACACTCAA GTACGTGCTCATGAATGCCGGGGAGCCCCTCAATGAGGTGGAGGCGGAGCAGATGATGAAGGAGGCAGACAAGGATGGGGACGGTACCATTGACTATGAGG agttCGTGGCCATGATGACTGGACAGTCCTTCAAGCTGGTCCAGTAG
- the TMEM52 gene encoding transmembrane protein 52, which translates to MCRGLRRLLLPLLPLPQVTLSFADGSCDPSDQCPPQARWSSLWHVGLVLLAVLLLLLCGVTASCVRFCCLRKQAQAQPRLLPTQQPCDLTVIPVDSDSPVHSTVTSYSSVQYPLGMQLLLPLGELDPDSMAPPTYSLYASELPPSYDEAVKMAKPREEELMPPQKPSPLAAALGLETAPGPQEPDQDTQHSHYSTGAPSRGQGNPLKPSDQSLGYGALGAKGPQLSHRPPQEDLPPGTLLQHLPQPQQALSLEEGPMA; encoded by the exons ATGTGCCGGGGGCTCCGGCGGCTGCTGCTGCCGCTCCTGCCGCTACCGCAG GTGACGCTGAGCTTCGCGGACGGCAGCTGCGACCCCTCAGACCA GTGCCCTCCCCAGGCCCGCTGGAGCAGCCTGTGGCACGTGGG gctggtcctgctCGCagtcctcctgctgctgctgtgtgGGGTCACAGCCAGCTGTGTCCGGTTCTGCTGCCTCCGGAAGCAGGCGCAGGCCCAGCCACGTTTGCTGCCAACCCAGCAGCCCTGTGACCTGACAGTTATACCTGTGGACAGTGACAGCCCTGTGCACAGCACTGTGACCT CCTACAGCTCGGTGCAGTACCCACTGGGCATGCAGCTGCTCCTGCCTTTGGGGGAACTGGACCCTGACTCCATGGCCCCTCCCACCTACAGCCTATATGCCTCTGAGCTTCCGCCCTCCTATGATGAGGCTGTCAAGATGGCCAAACCCAGAGAGGAAGAGCTGATGCCTCCCCAGAAACCCAGCCCACTCGCTGCGGCCTTAGGCCTCGAGACTGCTCCAGGGCCCCAGGAGCCAGACCAAGATACCCAGCACTCCCACTATAGCACTGGTGCCCCTTCAAGGGGGCAGGGGAACCCCCTGAAGCCATCAGACCAGAGTTTGGGGTATGGGGCACTTGGAGCCAAGGGCCCCCAGTTGTCCCATCGTCCTCCTCAGGAAGACCTGCCACCTGGCACTTTGCTGCAGCACCTGCCCCAGCCCCAACAGGCCCTAAGTCTGGAGGAGGGCCCCATGGCCTGA